TGATCAAGCGCAACGCCTTGCTCGGAGAAAACGGTTGAGAGCCCTTCTAGAACTCGCATTCGATCCCGACTTGTTTGGAGTTTTCCAATGATCCAAATTCCACAATTGGATAACGCTTTATAATCAACATCCACTGGATTCTGGGTAGCAAGAATATTTCCTAGTCCAAATGCGCGTCCCTGCTTAAGAAGTAAAGTTAGCGGTCGCTTCGTGGGTGGTGTATATGGATGGGGAGGCAGATAACCGTAAATTTCGTCGAAGTAGAAGAGATATTTTACTGTTGGTGAGCCGGGCTGAGTGATCATCCAACCGAATAATTGCCATAAAAGTAAAGTAACGAAAAAGTGCCGCTCCCGCTCATCAAGATGAGCTACGTAAAAAATGGAGACTCGTGGCTTTTTCTCCCCTACACCAAAGAAGAAGCCAATGTCAAGTGGCATCCCCTTAACCCAACTTTCAAAGGAGGGTGAGGCGATAATCTTGTTTAAGTCTACGGCTAATCTCTGCCGCTCCTCTGGGGTAACAAACGTATCAACCTCGATTACTCCCAACTGAGTGAAGGGGGGATTTCGAACAAAACCGATTAACATCGGGATATCTAAGCCTTGACTATTCCGCCACGCGTGCTCAATTACATTTGAAATCAATATATGTTCCTTGCTCTTTACTGGATCCGACTCATGACCAATCATATCTAACAGAGCTGAAGCGACGTCGCGGATTCTCTCCCGCAGTATTTCCGCATCTCGGTCCCAAGACAAGCCAGCTGGCACTTGAAGCGTCTGAAGAATTGAAACTGGGATGCCCGCATCGCTTCCCGGTGTAAAAACAAGAATGTCTGCAACTTCCTTTAATTTACGGACTTTCTCCTGGGTTATCCCCCATTTAGCAAGTCCCTCACGCCATGATTCAGCGACCTCTTTGGCATATTCTTGAACACTCTTTCCGTGTCGCCGTGCCTCATCTAAACTGACCCATCGTTCGAAATCCTCTGATCGCAACTCCGGAAAAGCTAACATCAAGTTAGTTAAGTCGCCCTTCGGATCAACAAGAATAGCTGGAATCCCTTGAAGAATTGCCTCTTCAAGAAGCACAAGGCAAGCGCCTGTTTTCCCTGAGCCGGTCATTCCGAGAACCATGGCATGAGTGACCAAGTCGGCCCTGTCAATATAAACTGGTTCTTTGGAGACTTCCAATGTTTTTTCATCTACTTGGCGCCCAACATAGAAAAGATCTTCTCGAATACTTTCCTGAGGAGGTGTCGGAGATGAGGACATCGTACATCGATGAACGATAGCTCTAAAAACTCTTAAAAAGTGATCGGGCTAAAACCCAGATAAAATGCATTCTAAGTGTTAAATAACATAAGTAATATTCAAACAAGCAGGTGGCAACTAGCGTGACTAATGAGACTATTCTTAAAGGACTAAAAATCGCAGTCGCTGAAAGACGTGAACATGATGCCTGGCTCGACTTTTCCCTTCGTGAAATCCGCGAAGGCAGAGTTTATTATTACAAAGTTCAAGACCCGGTCACCGGTGAATGGCTGTTTAAGATATGTGTTGATCCAGATGGAAAGGTGATTGTTAAAGCTGCAAAATGTCCTCCCGGTCGAGTATACGCACAATTAGAAGGCGACTCAATGGTTTTCCAAAAATCTCTAAAAGAAGGTTATTTTTATGACGTTATCAGCCTTGCCTATGTTGACGAGGCCGGCCGAGTTCGACGAAAAATAATTTCAGCCACGGATAATATACCGCAAACCATCCGAGAAATATCTGAAATCGAAACCTACGAAAAAGCTACTGGAAAACCCCCAACTTTTGGCCGCGGACTTGTATCCCTTGTACGACGAGACGATTACAAGGTTATGATTACATTATTTATTCTTCAAAAAGCATGGCCCCTAGCTTCCTTCACGCCTGAAACAGCTTTAAAATACGCCCGCCACGCCCCAGATGTCCTTGCGGTCATACGAAGGCTTGAAAAAGCCCGAGAAGAGGAAGTTTACAGGGTCCTCGAAGCGGAATACGGTATGACAAAAGATGAAAGCATTGTCATTCTTGACACTCTAAAAGAATCGGGGAAAATAATCGCCCCAGAGCCCGGATATATTAAAGTAAAGCCTAAACTCTAATTACGGCGAACAGTGTTTATTCGTTTCCCATTTTTGTCTAAGTATTTTTGTGTAAGTAAAAATGGCAACCAGAAAGCGGTTTATGCTTACTTACATAGATTGAAGGATTATGAGGACTTAGGCTCATTAAGCCCTATACAATTTTCTCCCTTACCTGGACAGCCAATGATGCAATAGAATTCACATGGCTCATCGCCTACCGCTTTGAATCCATGTTCCTCATTAGCTGCAAAGTAGAGCACATCTTCAGGCTTAGCCTCTACAGATTTTCCTTCAGCGGTTGCAACTAGCCTACCCTTTACAATTGCTATTTCTTGCTCCCAAGGATGTTTATGAGGTGCTAAGTAGCCTCCAGGTTCGATTACGAAGTAACGTAATGCAAAGTGATGCATGTATTCTTCTCCTCCAGTTCTTTTCTCTGAAATCCATCTTATTGTCACGCCCTTGGCATTTGAACCGTAAGCCTCTTTCACATCGTATCCCTTGATCTCTTTGATGTTCTTAACAATCATACAATCAACTCTCTTTGGTTAAATATGAAAGGTAGTAATCCTAGGGAGTATTAATCTTATCGATATTTATACTGTTATGACGGCTTTTACATTTATCGAAAATGTAACAGTGGGGATATATGCTCCTCTTCTTCATGCGCAAGAGCCTTGGAAGCCCGTAAATCTTACAAATAACCTACGACCGCTACTTAAACTTCTTTTGAAAAGTTCATCAAGTTGAATATTCGATAAGCCAGTTACATCTCTGATAATTACTCCCTAGCAATAGCATTTGCTACTCCGAGAGCTAGTGTCCTGAAGAAAACCATCTTCATCGAATTTTAAAATCATAAACATTTATACTATATTTATTCCTCCAAATGACGAATAAAATCACAAAGGTGGTGGACCGGGCGGGATTCGAACCCGCGACCCCTTGGTCTTTTGAGAAAGCCCATGCAAACCAAGTGCTCATACCGAGCTGAGCTACCGGCCCAGTATGAATAGCCAAATGAATATGTTGATTTTAAGAGTTTCCATGAAAAGATTTGACTTCAACTAAGCGTTGGAGATGTTAATCTTGATCTAATCGGTGGTATGCCATGATTAAAGCTGTTCTCTTTGATTTTTGGGATACCTTGGTTCCATCTGCCGATGAGTTTGCCTATGTAAGAGAGCAGGCGAAAACGCTTTCCAAACAACTTGCCAAATTTGGTTATCCGGTAAAGCTGGGTGTAATGATACGCGCCTTCTTAGAGAATCATCAAGCATGCGAGGAGGAACGCGACCGTACAGAGATTGAAGTACCAGTTAACATTGAAGTAGCTCGACTTATCGAGTTGTTGGGTTTCCCAGTTTCCCCTGAACTAATAAGAAAACTAACTGACGCATTCCAACGAGTTTTTATTAAATACATTCCCTCACCGAGGCCTGATGCTATACAAGCTCTTCGAATTTTAAAATCAAGTGGATTTAAACTCGGTATAGTTTCTAACACTTCGTGTGGGAAATGTCTTCGTTATCATTTAGAAAAACACTTATTGATGCAATGTTTAAATGCCGCGGTATTTTCGGATGAGGTTGGATACCGAAAACCAAACCAGAAGATATTCAGAGATGCTCTCACCCAATTAGGAGTTACGGCTGAGGAAGCAATTCACGTAGGCGACAATCTCTATGCAGATATTCAGGGCGCCAAACAATTAGGTATGAAAACCATTTTATATTCTGAAAAAATATTAGCTAAAGCCCAACCGAAACCGGACATTGTAATCACCACCTTCAAGCAATTACCTGAATACGTGTATAAGTTGTCCGTTGGTTAATCTCAAGCCGAAATTAACGGAGGTTTACTCAGGCATCACCAAGTCGGCGATATCCATTCCACACTCGTAAATTCGTTTTAGGCAAGAAACGATAGTGGAGGCATAAGCGAGAAGGTCTGACGGTAACTTAGTAAGAGCATCTTCAACTTCTGTTAGAATAGTTTTGATCTTTTCTGATAGATTGACAATACTCATAGCTAATTGAAAGTCGCGAGCGAAAACAGACTTCATAGCCTTCTCATGAGCTTCGTAAGCTAATTCACTCAACTTAATAATCTGCTTTAATAGAGATTCCGGTAACCGTATCTTAGAAGACTTACAAACATGCCATGCAATTTCCGCCGCGTAATCGCTGATTCCCTCTACAAGGGATGCTACTAAACGAAGATCGAGGCAATCGATTGGAGAAATTTTTAGCTGCTCACTTAATGGTGGGTGTTGAATAACTGTTCTTAGTTGTCTGACAAGAAGAAAATATAACCGATTAACTTCCTCATCCCGCTCGAACACGCCCCGTGCCAATCGTTCATCGCCCTCTAGGAGGGCGGTTATGGCTTCCTTGTGCATTCCGGATGCAATTAAATATTCCCGCCGAAGAACCTTTTCTGGGGTAAGTGCAGAGGGTTCGAGCAGGCATTGCATAACGATCCGACGGGC
The DNA window shown above is from Candidatus Bathyarchaeota archaeon and carries:
- a CDS encoding cupin domain-containing protein, whose protein sequence is MIVKNIKEIKGYDVKEAYGSNAKGVTIRWISEKRTGGEEYMHHFALRYFVIEPGGYLAPHKHPWEQEIAIVKGRLVATAEGKSVEAKPEDVLYFAANEEHGFKAVGDEPCEFYCIIGCPGKGENCIGLNEPKSS
- a CDS encoding HAD family hydrolase, giving the protein MIKAVLFDFWDTLVPSADEFAYVREQAKTLSKQLAKFGYPVKLGVMIRAFLENHQACEEERDRTEIEVPVNIEVARLIELLGFPVSPELIRKLTDAFQRVFIKYIPSPRPDAIQALRILKSSGFKLGIVSNTSCGKCLRYHLEKHLLMQCLNAAVFSDEVGYRKPNQKIFRDALTQLGVTAEEAIHVGDNLYADIQGAKQLGMKTILYSEKILAKAQPKPDIVITTFKQLPEYVYKLSVG